The window GTCTGGCGAACAGAAGAGCGATGAAATCATGAACGAAATCAAGCAATTATTGGCACGAATCGATCGACTGGCTGGCACAGGTGCGACCGGCGAAAAGATCCAGTACAGCATTCATTCGAGATTCGATGTCAACACAGCGCGTTCGATCTGGTTGTTTGGATACGATCTTTACAGGAAAGGCTATTATCTAGATGCAGCAGAGATTCTCAAAAACCTGTTTGAACAGTTGAGTGAGGAAGTTTATTTCAAGGACGATGTGTATTACTATATGGGGTTGAGCTATTACTCTGAAGGTAAAAAGGATGAGGCGAAGAAAACGTTTGAAGACTTTTTGCGAAGATATCCAGAAAGTCTCTACGCACCGCACGCTAGATATTTTCTGAGTAAGATTGAGTGATGAATCTTGGGGTCTTTTCCTACTGTATCGACGCGAGGAAACTGCCACTTCCAATAGATTGGAAAGGTTTGTTCAACAGAGAAGCCGAGCTCGTAGTTGAGCTTGGCTTTGGTAATGGAGAATTTCTGATCGAGCTCGCCAAACGAGATCCTTCGAGGAACTACATCGGTTTTGAAACGTCCCTCACGAGCATCGTCAAGATCCAGAAAAAGATTCACTATGGAGGTTTGAACAACGTTCTCGTTTTCATGGTTGATGGACATTTCGGTTTGAGGGAGTTCTTTGAGGACAATTCTGTGCAGGAAATCTACATAAACTTTCCCTGTCCCTGGCCCAAGAAGGCGCACGCGGAGAGAAGGTTTACAAACCAGGCTTTCGTCACGACCGTGGCCGCGGTTCTGAAAAAGGGTGGAGTGTTCCATTTGACGAGCGATGTTGAATGGTACGTTCACGATATGGCCTCGCTCATGGAGGAGAGTGGATGTTTCGGGGAAACCTCCATTCTCACGAACGATCGCATCGTGCTGGGAACACGTTACGAGAGAAAATGGTTGTCTCAGGGGAAAGTGAGTTACACGTTGAACGCTGTCAAAACCGATCACAGAACGGTTGAGAGGTGGACCTGGGGGGAGACAACCGTGCCACACGTGCACGTCAAAGATGTGGACAGACAAAAATTGCTCGGACTGAAGGAGCAGGTGTTCAAGCACGAACGGGGTGTGTTCGTCGTCAAGGATGTCTACACCTCGGAAAATGAATACCTGCTGAGGATCGTTTCCAACGAATCGAACTTCCAGCAGAGGTACTTCATCAGTGTCGAGAAGAAACCTGGTGGATGGCTCGTCAAGCTCGATCCAGATGCGTTCGCGTACAGAACCTTCATCGTGAAGTTCTCTGTCAAGAAGGTCGCAGAGGTGATAAGCACTTGAGATTTTCAGTTCTTGGTGCTGGCAGCTGGGGAACCGCGTTCGCGAAATTGCTCGTTGAAAACGGTCACGAGGTTCTTTTGTGGGCGAGAAGAACTGAAACTGCAGATTTGATCAACGAGCAGCACAGAAGTGAATACCTCGAAGGGGTGGAGCTTCCCCATCAGCTGAGGGCGACGAACGATCTCGAGGAAATACGAAATTTCTCCGACCTCCTGGTCGTAGCCGTGCCTGTGAAACACGTAGAAGAGATCTTGCGAAGAATACACCCCGCACCGAAAGTGGTCCTGAATCTGTCGAAAGGGATCAACGAGGATTTGAAAACGGTCAGTCAAATCGTTCACAAAATCTGGCCTGAAACGATCTACGCGGTGCTTTCAGGACCCTGCCATGCGGTGGAAGTAGCCAGCAGGCGCCCAACGGCCGTGGTCATCGCATCGAAAGATTTGAAGCAGGCGGAAGTCTTGCAGAAAGCTGTCAGCAATTCCTATTTCAGGTCTTACATCAGTCACGATGTGATCGGTGTGGAGGTCTGTGGAGCGATCAAAAACGTTATCGCGGTAGCCGCGGGTGTCGTGGATGGATTGGGAGGATGGTACAACGCCAAGGCCGCGCTGATTACCCGGGGTTTGCACGAGATGGCCCGCTTCGGGTTGGCGTTCGGCGCGGAGAGTCCTCTCACGTTCATGGGGCTCGCCGGTGTTGGGGATCTCGTGGTGACGTGCAACAGCCCATACAGCAGAAACCGGCATGTCGGTGAGATGGTCGCGAAAGGGTTCGAACTGTCCGCGGTGCTCTCACAAATGAAGATGGTTGCGGAAGGCGTTCACACTGTAGGACCACTGTTGAAACTGGCGAAGAGTTTGAACGTCGAGATGCCAATATGTGAGCAGGTTTACGAGATACTGTTCGAAAGGAAGAATCCGGAATTGAGCATTCAGCAGTTGATGAAAAGACCCTTGAAGGTGGAGAGCAGTCTCACATCAATTGGTTCGCTGTTTTGCCTCTGAAATGTTCTAGAACCTTGTGCAGGGCCGATTCAAGTGATTTGTTGTTCTTCAGATTCAGCGCGAACCTTTCAATGGCGTTGGACACCGTGGGATGAGATTTGTTGAAGGTCTCCGCTATCTTTCTCAGGGATAGTCCGAGATAATTCTTCGCCACGTACATACCGAGCTGGCGGGCGACGAGAACGTTACTCTTTCTGCTGTTCCCTTTGAGTTCTTCGTGTGTAACGTTGAAGATCTCACTCAAAAC is drawn from Thermotoga sp. Ku-13t and contains these coding sequences:
- a CDS encoding NAD(P)H-dependent glycerol-3-phosphate dehydrogenase, which translates into the protein MRFSVLGAGSWGTAFAKLLVENGHEVLLWARRTETADLINEQHRSEYLEGVELPHQLRATNDLEEIRNFSDLLVVAVPVKHVEEILRRIHPAPKVVLNLSKGINEDLKTVSQIVHKIWPETIYAVLSGPCHAVEVASRRPTAVVIASKDLKQAEVLQKAVSNSYFRSYISHDVIGVEVCGAIKNVIAVAAGVVDGLGGWYNAKAALITRGLHEMARFGLAFGAESPLTFMGLAGVGDLVVTCNSPYSRNRHVGEMVAKGFELSAVLSQMKMVAEGVHTVGPLLKLAKSLNVEMPICEQVYEILFERKNPELSIQQLMKRPLKVESSLTSIGSLFCL
- the trmB gene encoding tRNA (guanosine(46)-N7)-methyltransferase TrmB; translation: MNLGVFSYCIDARKLPLPIDWKGLFNREAELVVELGFGNGEFLIELAKRDPSRNYIGFETSLTSIVKIQKKIHYGGLNNVLVFMVDGHFGLREFFEDNSVQEIYINFPCPWPKKAHAERRFTNQAFVTTVAAVLKKGGVFHLTSDVEWYVHDMASLMEESGCFGETSILTNDRIVLGTRYERKWLSQGKVSYTLNAVKTDHRTVERWTWGETTVPHVHVKDVDRQKLLGLKEQVFKHERGVFVVKDVYTSENEYLLRIVSNESNFQQRYFISVEKKPGGWLVKLDPDAFAYRTFIVKFSVKKVAEVIST